TGCTCCTGCTGGTCGAAGGAGGTTATATGTACTATAAAACCAATCCGAGATTAGCAGATGACCCATCAACCCGATTAAACACCACTGAAACCCCCTCCCCTGTCAATGACATAAAATCGCCTTTGGCACCTGCACATCAAAACAGTGATTATGACGCAATAGGATATCCATCAGAAAATCGTCTGGAAAAAAATACCGTGGTCGTAACAGCAGCTTCATCCTTCCCCGCCGACAGCATCCTGGAAAATGACCGGAAAAAATCTGAACCCAAACAAATTAACAGTTTGAATCTAGGTACAAAAGCAAGTGAAACAGATGCTGTTGCAGCAAATGAAACTCCTTTCAGCAAAATTCAGCCAGCAAGTACAGATCCTGTAAACCCAATAGTTCCGATTCCTGAAACCAAAGCAAAACCGCAATCAGGCAGTATTCCCGTCCCACGATCAGATCCCAAATTAAATCTTGTACTCAAGCAAAAAAGGAACATCAAAAAGAAAAAAATTCAAACAGAAAAAACTGCCAACACTCTCCCTGAAAAAATAGCGGAAAAACGTATGAACAGGACAGCCTTTACCCACCGCCGTCCTGTTTTTGCTCCCAACCCCTCTCCTCCCAAGCGGATAAAAAAACATCCCCCTCCCCTGAAAAACAGTCTGTCCACACACAAAAAACACCAAAAATCCAGCCAAACCCTCTGGATCTGATCGACTGGTTATTGAAAAAAAAGCACAAGCAATAAAACAGGGTGTGCCCCCGGTCGGTTTTGCAAATTCTGCCCCGTATTTATTATCAGTCCAGGCAACGCCATCTTCTACACTATTTCGGCAGTAAATACAGGTCACTACAATTTACCGCCGAAGACTTTGAAGCAGACGCCTCCTGAAATGATGAGAAACGCGGGCTATCAATTCTCCAACCTGGCAGAGTTTCATGGGTAATCAGCAAATTAATTCTGTTGTAATTTTTTCAAGCATACTTTATATGTTTCTATCAATAGAAACCAAAAGGACTTATGGATGCCAAGAAAGAATTGATGCGGATAGTAGCAGAGCTGAAAGATGTGGATGACATGGAGCAGCTGTGGACCGAACTCCTCACACCAAAGGAGCTGGAAGCTCTTTCTCTCAGGTGGCAGCTCCTCAGGGAACTGCACAAAGGAGAGCCCCAGAGGGCCATTGCAGCACGACACAAAATCAGCCTCTGCAAAATAACACGGGGATCAAAGATACTGAAAACAACAAACTCGGTTACTTTGAAACTTCTCAATAAATATTATTCGAAAAAAGGACAAAAGAGATGAGTAACGATATTAAAAACATGGCTATGCCGGATGAAAAGGGCTATTTCGGTGAGTATGGCGGTAGCTTTATCCCTCCTGTACTGGAATCGATATTGAATGAGATTACAGCAGCCTACACCGAAATTTCCAAAGATCCGAGTTTTCATGAAGAACTCAACAACCTCTACCAGGATTACGTGGGCAGGCCCAGTCCTATCTTTTACCTGAAAAATCTCTCGGAAAAAATCGGTGGCGGCAAAATTTTCCTCAAACGTGAAGACCTGAACCACACGGGTGCCCATAAAATCAACCATTGCCTGGGAGAGGCCCTTCTCTGCAAGAAAATGGGCAAGAAAAAGATCATAGCAGAAACCGGCGCAGGGCAGCATGGTGTGGCCCTGGCCACCGCCGCAGTCCTTGTCGGTCTTGAATGTGATATTTACATGGGAGAAATTGATATCGTCAAAGAACACCCGAATGTCATCAGGATGAAGATTCTCGGTGCCAATGTCATACCCGTTGACCGGGGAACCAGGACCTTGAAGGATGCAGTGGATGTTGCCTTTGAAGCCTATCTCGAAGACCCTGTCAACCAGCTGTATGCCATCGGTTCCGTTGTTGGCCCCCATCCGTTTCCCATGATGGTCAGGGATTTTCAGTCAGTTGTCGGCCGTGAGGCCAAAAAACAGTTTCAGGAACGCTATGGCAAGCTACCGGACAACCTCGTAGCCTGCGTGGGTGGCGGCTCAAATGCCATCGGTCTGTTCAGTGCCTTTCTGGAAGATGAAGACATCTCCATTTTTGGAGTTGAACCGTCCGGCAGAGGTTTTGATGACGGGGACCATGCGGCAACCCTGACAAAAGGATCACCCGGTGTCCTCCATGGATTCAAGTCATATCTCCTTCAGGACGAAAACGGTGAACCACTGCCTGTCTACTCCGTTGCCTCAGGACTGGACTACCCGGGTGTTGGACCGCAGCACAGCCTGCTGAAGGATATCGGCAGGGTACAGTATGTAACAGCCAGCGATAAGGAAGCAATTGATGCGCTGTTTGAACTGTCCCGCACCGAGGGCATTATTCCGGCCATTGAAAGTGCCCACGCCATGGCTTTTGCAGAAAAGCTGGCAAAAGACCTCAGCCCCGATCAGACTATTCTCGTCAATCTGTCGGGAAGAGGTGACAAGGATATAGACTTCGTCGTTGAACAATACGGCAAAGATTACGGTCTGTAAGAGAAATAAGTACAACTCAATCCTCCCTGACCCTTTCGGAAACCACGACGCGTTTCCTTAAGGGTTTCTTTTTTCACCTCGCCCATTTATGGATGCCTTGGAAAATACGAATTTTCGTTCGAGGTCAAAGAACAGGAGAAAAGGCAATTTTTCATGGTGGTCTTATATTTTTCTTGAATGGTCCAGCAGCGATGAGTAGACTTATTTTATAGTATTCCTTTCATTTCTTAAATTCTCACGAGGGCGCCATG
The DNA window shown above is from Desulfomarina profundi and carries:
- a CDS encoding Trp family transcriptional regulator; amino-acid sequence: MDAKKELMRIVAELKDVDDMEQLWTELLTPKELEALSLRWQLLRELHKGEPQRAIAARHKISLCKITRGSKILKTTNSVTLKLLNKYYSKKGQKR
- the trpB gene encoding tryptophan synthase subunit beta; amino-acid sequence: MSNDIKNMAMPDEKGYFGEYGGSFIPPVLESILNEITAAYTEISKDPSFHEELNNLYQDYVGRPSPIFYLKNLSEKIGGGKIFLKREDLNHTGAHKINHCLGEALLCKKMGKKKIIAETGAGQHGVALATAAVLVGLECDIYMGEIDIVKEHPNVIRMKILGANVIPVDRGTRTLKDAVDVAFEAYLEDPVNQLYAIGSVVGPHPFPMMVRDFQSVVGREAKKQFQERYGKLPDNLVACVGGGSNAIGLFSAFLEDEDISIFGVEPSGRGFDDGDHAATLTKGSPGVLHGFKSYLLQDENGEPLPVYSVASGLDYPGVGPQHSLLKDIGRVQYVTASDKEAIDALFELSRTEGIIPAIESAHAMAFAEKLAKDLSPDQTILVNLSGRGDKDIDFVVEQYGKDYGL